In the Kitasatospora terrestris genome, one interval contains:
- a CDS encoding DUF488 family protein, producing MSGLPSADSSERARAHRLGRQLRALREAHGLTRPELASAAGVPLRTLSRLETEGVAQPGLFTVAALARALEVTVDELVAAAGPVPGLWSTGYEGRTIDSFVAALVEAGVDAVADVRLTPISRKPGFSKSRLSAALAEADISYLHLRSLGNPKDNRAPFWDGRVGEGLAAFADVMAAEPARRELEELAELAVERSVAVLCFEQDERRCHRQAVLAELHQRTALSVAALA from the coding sequence ATGTCTGGTCTCCCCTCTGCCGATAGCTCTGAACGTGCTCGCGCCCACCGCCTGGGCCGCCAGCTACGGGCGCTGCGCGAGGCGCACGGCTTGACCCGACCCGAGTTGGCCTCCGCCGCCGGCGTCCCCCTGCGCACGCTGTCCCGTCTGGAGACCGAGGGCGTGGCGCAGCCCGGACTGTTCACCGTCGCGGCGTTGGCGCGGGCCTTGGAGGTGACGGTGGACGAGCTGGTGGCGGCTGCGGGTCCGGTGCCGGGCCTGTGGTCCACGGGTTACGAGGGCCGAACGATCGACTCGTTCGTGGCGGCGCTGGTCGAGGCGGGCGTGGACGCGGTGGCGGATGTCCGGCTGACACCGATCAGCCGCAAGCCCGGGTTCAGCAAGTCCCGGCTGAGCGCAGCCCTGGCCGAGGCGGACATCTCCTACCTTCACCTGCGTTCCCTGGGCAACCCGAAGGACAATCGGGCGCCGTTCTGGGACGGCCGCGTCGGCGAAGGCCTGGCGGCGTTCGCCGATGTCATGGCGGCAGAACCGGCCCGCCGGGAGCTGGAGGAACTGGCCGAGTTGGCCGTCGAGCGTTCGGTGGCGGTGTTGTGCTTCGAGCAGGATGAGCGCCGCTGCCACCGCCAGGCCGTCCTGGCTGAACTGCACCAGCGAACCGCGCTGTCCGTCGCCGCCCTGGCCTGA
- the cas3 gene encoding CRISPR-associated helicase Cas3', translating into MAEDRWQWYPPEVRGWLAALWGKSAGKAGGSANLLLSHMLDTAAVAEAMWDRYLPQAMRWRLDAVAGDPGKGRRLFAWLCGIHDCGKATPAFQCLDAAGEAAVRRAGLSWDKYAVKGTRWRHDRAGGRILRGLLDGAGWCEEQVSWVWPLVAGHHGVFPTLGQLRPRKEDLQGKGESWKLAQRALVEVFSREVGFWGESPLAGVEPIVVPSRAVQLQLSGFVVMADWIASDERHFTGVSDLAGVSMERARSRAEAAWGRLGLRGGWGALRMPGPEAFGDRFGHGARPSQEMVLDVVRRMDGAGLVIVEAPMGEGKTKTALAAAELLAARCGADGVFVGMPTQATADPMFSQVRSWLGKVEDGVDGQVALLHGKRMFNTEWRALLEGAGEWGQDADDPFSSVGEDEYGLSSHCVDSCQDAERRAPAEWFLGRRRGLLSPFAVGTIDQLLYAATRTKHVMLRMAGLGGKVVVLDEIHAADVYMSQFLLEALWWLGQARVPVVLLSATLPPEQRRRLAAAYVAGMQSAEDHEGLDLAEPQGYPSVTAVWLGRDGIPTVVVESAKSWRDDLRVRVEVLDEPPASGTGAAAHTDAGPQDTAVVDYLKERLVDGGCVLVIRNTVARAQSTFEALREEFGCDVRLLHGRLHAGHRADRTREILDLLGPPTNGTRRPDRLIVVATQLAEQSFDVDADLLITDLAPVDLLLQRIGRLHRHDGVTRPRRLARPTVVVTGVRFDNDRAPRILRASELIYGRYLLLRTAAEVQRAAVADGGGWSIPGQVPELVARIYGTGPVVPEGWAEAEDQARSDWEEEQAGRRADAARFVLTRAGEHGAQTLEGLHFGAHSRVEDGLLEELVRDGDRSVEVVLVRRVGSGLEAVTGRRLGPNGEVAVETLDDVLAGTVRLPAGWTEAAEKELGPLAGWRDHPWLRHSLALVLDEHGCAVLGEARLRYDDRLGLVVSGGRPRR; encoded by the coding sequence ATGGCCGAGGATCGTTGGCAGTGGTATCCGCCTGAGGTCAGGGGATGGTTGGCCGCATTGTGGGGGAAGTCCGCAGGCAAGGCCGGCGGAAGTGCCAACCTGTTGCTGTCGCACATGCTAGACACTGCCGCGGTGGCGGAGGCCATGTGGGACCGCTACCTGCCGCAGGCGATGCGGTGGCGGCTGGATGCTGTTGCGGGCGATCCGGGCAAGGGGCGGCGCCTGTTCGCCTGGTTGTGTGGGATCCATGACTGCGGCAAGGCCACGCCGGCCTTCCAGTGCCTCGACGCCGCCGGGGAGGCGGCGGTGCGCCGGGCCGGTCTTTCGTGGGACAAGTACGCGGTGAAGGGTACGCGTTGGCGGCACGACAGGGCTGGCGGGCGAATCCTGCGGGGGCTCCTGGATGGCGCGGGCTGGTGCGAGGAGCAGGTCAGCTGGGTCTGGCCGCTGGTCGCCGGCCACCACGGGGTCTTCCCCACTTTGGGACAGCTGCGCCCGAGGAAGGAGGACCTTCAAGGAAAGGGTGAATCCTGGAAGTTGGCGCAGCGGGCGTTGGTGGAGGTGTTCTCTCGAGAGGTCGGGTTCTGGGGGGAGTCGCCGCTGGCCGGGGTGGAGCCGATTGTGGTGCCGAGCCGTGCGGTGCAGCTGCAGCTGTCGGGGTTTGTGGTGATGGCGGACTGGATCGCCAGCGACGAGCGCCATTTCACGGGGGTGTCGGACCTGGCGGGTGTGTCGATGGAGCGAGCCCGTTCGCGTGCTGAGGCGGCTTGGGGGCGGCTCGGGCTGCGGGGCGGATGGGGAGCGCTGCGCATGCCCGGCCCGGAGGCGTTCGGGGATCGCTTCGGTCACGGAGCTCGGCCGTCGCAGGAGATGGTCCTCGATGTGGTGCGCCGCATGGATGGTGCTGGACTTGTGATCGTCGAGGCGCCGATGGGGGAGGGGAAGACGAAGACAGCGCTGGCGGCCGCGGAGTTGCTGGCCGCCCGCTGCGGGGCGGACGGGGTGTTTGTGGGCATGCCGACCCAGGCAACTGCGGACCCGATGTTCTCCCAGGTCCGGTCCTGGCTGGGCAAGGTCGAGGACGGGGTGGACGGCCAGGTCGCGCTGCTGCACGGCAAACGGATGTTCAACACCGAGTGGCGGGCCCTGCTGGAGGGAGCGGGGGAGTGGGGACAGGACGCGGACGACCCTTTCTCGTCGGTGGGGGAGGACGAGTACGGCCTTTCCTCCCACTGCGTCGACAGCTGCCAGGACGCGGAGCGCAGGGCTCCTGCCGAATGGTTCCTAGGCCGCCGTCGAGGTCTCTTGAGTCCGTTCGCGGTCGGCACGATCGACCAGCTGCTGTATGCCGCGACCCGCACCAAGCACGTCATGCTGCGGATGGCAGGCCTGGGCGGCAAGGTCGTTGTCCTCGACGAGATCCACGCCGCGGACGTCTACATGTCCCAGTTCCTGCTGGAGGCCCTATGGTGGCTCGGACAGGCCCGCGTGCCGGTGGTGCTGCTCTCCGCGACGCTGCCGCCCGAGCAGCGCAGGCGGCTGGCTGCGGCCTACGTGGCCGGTATGCAGTCGGCGGAGGACCACGAAGGACTGGACCTTGCCGAGCCGCAGGGCTATCCGAGCGTGACAGCCGTGTGGCTCGGGCGAGACGGGATCCCGACGGTGGTGGTCGAGAGCGCCAAATCGTGGCGTGACGACCTGCGAGTACGTGTGGAGGTACTCGACGAGCCACCAGCCAGTGGCACGGGCGCGGCAGCGCACACCGACGCAGGGCCGCAGGACACCGCTGTGGTCGACTATCTGAAGGAGCGGCTCGTCGACGGCGGCTGCGTCCTGGTCATCCGCAACACGGTGGCCCGGGCCCAGTCCACCTTCGAGGCACTCCGCGAGGAGTTCGGATGCGATGTGCGGCTTCTGCACGGGCGCCTGCACGCCGGCCACCGGGCGGACCGCACCCGGGAGATCCTGGACCTCCTCGGACCGCCGACGAACGGAACTCGGCGTCCCGACCGACTGATCGTCGTCGCCACTCAGCTGGCCGAGCAGTCCTTCGACGTCGACGCGGATCTGCTAATCACCGACCTCGCACCCGTCGATCTGCTCCTGCAGCGCATCGGTCGTCTCCACCGCCACGACGGCGTCACGCGTCCCCGCCGGCTGGCCAGGCCCACCGTTGTCGTCACCGGTGTCCGCTTCGACAACGACCGGGCACCGCGCATCCTGCGCGCCTCCGAGCTCATCTACGGCCGCTACCTCCTGCTGCGCACGGCCGCCGAGGTGCAGCGGGCGGCGGTCGCAGACGGTGGCGGGTGGAGCATCCCCGGCCAAGTGCCGGAGCTGGTCGCCCGCATCTACGGCACCGGACCGGTGGTGCCGGAAGGGTGGGCCGAGGCCGAGGACCAGGCGCGCAGCGACTGGGAGGAGGAGCAGGCCGGGCGACGCGCCGACGCCGCCCGGTTCGTCCTGACCCGCGCCGGGGAGCACGGCGCCCAGACCCTCGAGGGCCTGCACTTCGGAGCCCACAGTCGAGTCGAGGACGGGCTTTTGGAGGAGCTTGTCAGGGACGGGGACCGGAGCGTCGAGGTGGTCCTGGTGCGCCGTGTCGGGAGCGGTTTGGAGGCTGTGACGGGCCGCAGGCTCGGGCCCAACGGCGAGGTGGCGGTCGAGACGCTGGACGATGTGCTGGCCGGCACGGTTCGCCTGCCCGCCGGTTGGACAGAGGCGGCCGAAAAGGAGCTCGGCCCGCTGGCTGGGTGGCGCGACCATCCGTGGTTGCGGCACAGCCTGGCCCTTGTGCTGGACGAGCACGGCTGCGCGGTCCTGGGCGAGGCCCGGCTGCGCTATGACGACCGTCTCGGACTCGTCGTGAGCGGGGGCCGTCCGAGGAGGTAG
- a CDS encoding radical SAM protein, which produces MDGTTGPQFEIDELYRTLNPGNHAEAASVILKLWGETCDVDCLYCFEKRKEAPGGAVITAEQVRDLHRLFLGRPLAIELHGGEPLTAGREHVAEVLRELAVQPNVVRVALQTNGVLLDAEWLDLFDELCLALRIGISLDGDAEATPGASVTTGARSIRGSPLPSDCRPTEAGRPGWSAR; this is translated from the coding sequence ATGGACGGCACCACTGGCCCGCAGTTCGAGATTGATGAGCTCTACCGCACCTTGAACCCCGGGAACCACGCCGAAGCGGCATCCGTGATCTTGAAGCTGTGGGGTGAGACGTGCGACGTCGACTGCCTGTACTGCTTCGAGAAGCGCAAGGAAGCCCCCGGAGGGGCCGTGATCACCGCCGAGCAGGTCCGGGATCTGCACCGGCTCTTCCTGGGGCGGCCGCTGGCGATCGAGCTGCACGGCGGCGAGCCGCTGACGGCCGGCCGCGAGCACGTGGCTGAGGTGCTGCGCGAGCTCGCCGTGCAGCCGAACGTGGTCCGAGTCGCGCTCCAGACGAACGGCGTGCTGCTCGACGCCGAGTGGCTTGACCTCTTCGACGAGTTGTGCCTGGCCCTGCGGATCGGGATCTCGCTCGACGGCGACGCCGAGGCAACGCCTGGCGCGTCGGTTACGACGGGCGCCCGATCTATCCGCGGGTCACCGCTGCCCTCCGACTGCCGGCCGACCGAGGCCGGAAGGCCGGGGTGGTCTGCGCGGTGA
- the casA gene encoding type I-E CRISPR-associated protein Cse1/CasA, producing MRGYNLLDEPWLTARPVGGGPLVQLGIAEALARAHKLEGLVVELSTQLPAVLRQVLLPIVADATGAPGTLRDKGERLARAEGFTATERDELEKYFAEHRAKFDLLDPAAPFGQVAGLRTAKDETKGSAALVATAASGNNVPLFASRTDADPLDLTPAQAAHWLVHTHCWDTAAIKTGMVGDPQVKAGKTTGNPTGPLGQLGVIIPTGRTLYETLMLNLPLTPPGTLGVPQWTRAPHGAGWQARAAEGLLDLWTWQARRIRLIPHEDRDGQLRVARVVIGAGDRLTPTPETEPHTTWTFTAPKKSPSGRPERRPRRHAQGKAAWRGLDALLAPARQDTDGVFETSILLDQVSALREAGQLPADYPLQVETFGLVYGTQSSVIEDVIHDAIPLPLLALQQDSEAHELLLDVAEQAERLATAVNNLSADLRRAAGADPIPWDKGQRPGQLLLHTLDPPVRRLLAGVRDTGTDEDILHRGRLAWEQTAARHAWDAATALLLSAPADTFGGRTIDQPGKTGKTLTFTLGTAGANFRRQINQILPRHADAVRTAAEAHDKPATTINTLPGADLEH from the coding sequence GTGCGTGGGTACAACCTTCTCGATGAACCGTGGCTGACGGCACGGCCCGTCGGCGGCGGTCCACTCGTCCAGCTGGGGATCGCCGAGGCGCTGGCTCGAGCCCACAAACTCGAGGGCCTCGTCGTGGAGCTCTCCACCCAGCTTCCGGCGGTTCTGCGCCAAGTCCTGCTGCCCATCGTCGCGGACGCCACCGGCGCCCCCGGGACCCTTCGAGACAAGGGCGAACGCCTCGCCCGTGCGGAGGGGTTCACCGCGACGGAGCGGGACGAACTGGAGAAGTACTTCGCCGAGCATCGCGCGAAGTTCGATCTGCTGGATCCCGCGGCCCCGTTCGGGCAGGTCGCGGGTCTGCGGACGGCGAAGGACGAGACGAAGGGCTCAGCCGCCCTGGTGGCGACGGCGGCCAGCGGCAACAACGTCCCGCTCTTTGCCAGCCGGACGGACGCGGACCCGCTCGACCTGACACCTGCCCAGGCCGCCCATTGGCTGGTGCACACACACTGCTGGGACACCGCGGCGATCAAGACCGGAATGGTCGGCGACCCTCAGGTGAAGGCCGGCAAGACCACGGGGAACCCGACCGGCCCGCTCGGCCAGCTGGGCGTCATCATCCCCACCGGGCGCACCCTGTACGAGACGCTCATGCTGAACCTTCCCCTCACCCCGCCCGGTACCCTCGGCGTTCCGCAGTGGACGCGTGCCCCCCACGGTGCCGGCTGGCAGGCCCGCGCGGCCGAGGGTCTGCTGGACCTGTGGACCTGGCAGGCCCGGCGGATCCGGCTCATCCCGCACGAGGACCGCGACGGGCAGCTGCGGGTGGCCCGGGTGGTGATCGGCGCGGGAGACAGGCTCACACCCACGCCCGAGACGGAGCCGCACACGACCTGGACCTTCACCGCCCCGAAGAAGTCCCCCTCCGGCAGACCCGAGCGCAGGCCCCGTCGCCACGCCCAGGGCAAAGCCGCCTGGCGCGGCCTGGACGCCCTCCTCGCACCCGCTCGGCAGGACACCGACGGCGTCTTCGAGACCAGCATCCTCCTCGACCAGGTCAGCGCCCTGCGGGAAGCCGGCCAGCTACCCGCCGACTACCCGCTCCAGGTCGAGACTTTCGGCCTCGTCTACGGCACCCAGTCCTCCGTCATCGAGGACGTCATCCACGACGCCATCCCACTGCCCCTGCTCGCCCTCCAGCAGGACAGCGAAGCCCACGAACTCCTCCTGGACGTCGCCGAACAGGCAGAACGCCTCGCGACCGCCGTCAACAACCTGAGCGCAGACCTGCGCCGTGCCGCCGGAGCCGACCCCATCCCCTGGGACAAGGGCCAGCGCCCGGGCCAACTCCTCCTGCACACCCTCGACCCCCCGGTACGCCGCCTTCTGGCAGGCGTACGCGACACCGGCACCGACGAGGACATCCTCCACCGCGGCCGACTGGCGTGGGAGCAGACAGCCGCCCGCCACGCATGGGATGCGGCGACCGCGCTCCTGCTGTCCGCACCCGCCGACACCTTCGGCGGCCGAACGATCGACCAGCCAGGAAAGACAGGGAAAACCCTGACCTTCACACTCGGCACGGCCGGCGCCAACTTCCGCCGCCAGATCAACCAGATCCTTCCCCGCCACGCCGACGCGGTGCGCACCGCCGCCGAGGCACACGACAAACCCGCCACCACCATCAACACCCTCCCCGGAGCGGACCTTGAGCACTGA
- a CDS encoding DUF6924 domain-containing protein gives MLPEIIGRGEFAALVIRTDYEDETAWRAVVEELARTRGGGGAYEAEVYLVDDPMWAGATAEAVVAAVKRDEYLDVVFVADGITMKSAQHALLALDPLYEDENLDPMYYQELIDSPLAREFRTTPAAVHDVHGNLSIGNMDFQEFAESALADPEGVLLPVR, from the coding sequence GTGTTGCCGGAGATCATCGGACGCGGCGAGTTTGCTGCTCTGGTCATCAGAACCGACTACGAGGATGAGACGGCATGGCGGGCGGTGGTGGAGGAGCTGGCCCGGACGCGCGGAGGGGGCGGCGCATATGAGGCCGAGGTGTATCTGGTCGACGACCCGATGTGGGCCGGGGCGACAGCCGAGGCAGTCGTCGCCGCGGTGAAGCGGGACGAGTATCTCGACGTGGTCTTCGTCGCCGACGGCATCACGATGAAGTCCGCCCAGCACGCTCTACTCGCCCTCGACCCCCTCTATGAGGACGAGAACCTCGACCCCATGTACTACCAGGAGCTGATCGACTCTCCGCTGGCCCGCGAGTTCCGCACCACCCCGGCCGCTGTGCATGACGTCCACGGGAATCTGTCGATAGGGAACATGGACTTCCAGGAGTTTGCCGAGAGCGCACTCGCTGACCCCGAAGGCGTCCTTCTCCCCGTGAGATGA